TTGGCTCGCCGCCGCTCCTCCGCCCGGCGAGTCGATGTGCAGCACGATTGCCTTGATCCCGTCGTCGTTCCCGAACCTCTCCAACTGCTTGTCGATCTTGTCCGCGTCCACAATCACGCCGCTGATATCGATCACTCCGATGCTCGGCTCGCCGAAGCTCGACGTTCCGCCCGTTGCCGACATCGCCACGACCATATGGCTGAACATCACCATAAACGTGATCGCGATGATCGCGACGATCGCCGCAAAAATGGCCGCCAAGAACCACCCCGATCGCTTCGGCGCCTGATTCGCATACGCATACGGATACCCGTACGGCGGATATCCATACGGCCCCGGCGCGGGCACACCTGCCTGCGGCTGCTGCTGTGAATACGGCGAATACGGAGGTCTCGGTTGCTCGCTCATAACCGCCGAGTGTAGCAGCGCCCGCATCCCCGCGTCTCCCGCCGTTAGGCCCTCATTGCTAATGCCCCTCTGTAAAAATGCCGTATCATAAACTCGCCACTGCACGGATTTTTACCAACGCAGCGCGGACCAAGGCACGTGAACCCTCCCAGCCTCAGCATCGTCATCCCGGCCTACAACGAGGGCGCGCGGATCGAAAACGCCCTCGATCGCGTCCTCTCCTGCGTCGCCGAGCGCCGCTGGAACGCCGAAGTCCTCGTCGTCGACGATGGCTCTTCCGACTCGACCGCCAAGATCGTCTGCGAGTGGATGAAGTCCCACCCCAACCTTCACCTCATCCACAACGACGGCAACCGCGGCAAAGGCTTCTCCGTCCGCAACGGCCTCCTACAGGCCCAGGGCGCGGTCGTCATGTTTACCGACGCTGACCTCTCCTCGCCCATCGAGGAAGCCGAGCGTCTCTTCGCCGCACTCGATGCCGGCGCCGACGTCGCCATCGGCTCCCGCTGGCTCGAGCGCCAGCGCCAGACCATTCACCAGCCCCTCTACCGCCGTTTCTTCGGCCGCTGCTTCAACTGGGTCACCCGCAAGCTCATGGGCCTGCCCTACAAGGACACCCAGTGCGGCTTCAAGGCCTTCAAACGCGACGCCGCGCAGGTCATCTTCCGTCTCCAGACCATCGAGCGTTGGGGCTTCGACCCCGAAATCCTCTTCATCGCCCGCAAGCTCGGCTACAGGATCGACGAGGTACCGGTCACCTGGGGTCATGACGAGCGTTCCCGCATCAGCTATCTCAAAGACGGCATGAAGATGCTCCAGGACATGGCCCACATCCGCAGGAACTCACTCCGCGGACGCTACGACGAAGCCATCGCCGCCATGAAGGACACGAGCACCATGATCACCGCCCCCGCCGCCCGCCCCGACCCCATCCCCGCAAAAGCAATCCGTTAATAGTTAGTCGGCGCCGACACCGGGTGCCCCATTCATGTGCGGCTTCCTCGCGCATGAGAGGGTATCGCGCGTTAAGACGCGCGAGGCTTCAGCATTTGGCCTTTACTTTTCTTGTTGTCATTCCCGCAGGATTCTGCCTTCGTCTTTTCACTAACCACTAACCACTAACCACTAGCGACTCCCTACCTCTTCTTCCCCTCATACTGAAACACCTGCTCCAGCGGCACCTCAAATACCCTCGCAATCCGGAACGCCGTCTCCAGCGACGGTGAATACTTATCCAGCTCAATCGCGATGACCGTCTGCCGCGTCACGCCAATCGCGTCCGCCAGCTCCTGCTGCGTCATCTCGCGGTCCGCACGCAGCTCACGAATCGTATTCCTGAGCCCCGGCATCAGAACCCCCTCCGATACGCCACAATCTGCGACACCGTCTTCACGATGTCCGAGATCACCAGCATCCCGAAGAACACATTCAGAAAATGCAGCCCCACAAAACCCTCATGAATCGGAAAGTTATGTCCCACCAGCGTGTGGAACCACAGCATCCCCAACCCCACCACCATCAGCGTCGCCAGCGTGATATACCCTGCCCGATACCCACGCAGTTGAATCAGCTTGTCGCGCTCATCGGTCATCCGGTGCCGCGTCACAGCCGCAATAATCGACTGCAAAATAATCTGCAGCACAATAATCGCGACGATCATCCCCGCGACCTTGTTCACCGACGTCTGCTGGCGAACGTGAAAATTCCAGACGAAGTACGGCAGATACACCACCAGCTCTGCCACCAGCGATCCCCACAGTGACCGCTCCTGATACGAAAGGCTCCCCATCGGCTGATCTCCATGTAAAAGATGTTTTACATGGAAAATCTACTCGCGCAGGATTTACGTGTCAAACATTTTTTACATGGCAATCTTTGCAGTCCAACCCACAATCAGATCGAGTGCCGTGGGCGACATCGTCTCTTCAATATCGTTGTACTCATTCGGTCCGCCGGTCTTCGCATCCTGCATCAGATGGTTCTTCCCCGGCAGCGTCACAACGGTCGCGCGCGCATTCTTCTCGAGCGCCACCCGCGCCGCCGCCGCATCTTCGTCAGCAGGCACCTGAACATCCAGCGCCCCGTAGATTGCCAGCACCGGCACAGTCAGCCGTGCGAGCGTCGGTGCCGGATCATAGGCCAGGAAGTATCGCTCCCACGCGCTTGTATCATCCCGCGCCAGCCCTTCAGCCTCGTTCGCGTCCACCAGTTTTTCCTGCACTCCTTCAGCGACCATTTTGTCCGCCACCGCTCGCGCCGCTTCACCGGTCGGCGCCGCCACAATCGCGTCATACAGCTTCTGATCGAACACCTTTCGCCGCGCCATGTAGTCCTCAGGAGCGCCATACACCTTCGCCGTCCTGGCCGACTGCAACACAAACAGCCTGTCTCCCCGAAGCGCCGGCCCTGCAATCATCACCACGAACGCCACATTCTTGTCCGCCGCCGCAACCATCGGCCCGATGATCCCACCTTCCGAATGACCCAGCACGCCCACGCGTTGCGCGTCGATCTTCGGCTGGCTGCGCAGCCACTCCACCGCGCTGTCCGCATCGGACGCGAAGTCCGCCGTCGTTGCGCTGTCGAAGTCCCCGCCGGATCCCGCCACACCGCGTTTGTCATACCGCAGCACCGCAAATCCCCTCCGGCTCAGCGCATCCGCCAGCACGACAAACACCTTGTGGCCCCACACATCTTCGTCGCGCGTATTGTGGCCCGTGCCGGAGACCAGCACCACCGCCGGAAAGGGCCCCTTGCCTTGCGGGACGCTCATTGTTCCGGCAAACCGCACATGCGCGCCGCCGTTCTCGAACACAACCTCCTGCTGCCCATATGGCAGCGGCCCTTTGGCAATTGCCTCTTCCTGCGGCCGATTGTGAATGGCCGGCGCAAGGTCTGCCACCGTCGCACGCTTCAGCGCCAGCGGATACACCTGCTGAAACGTCAGCTTGCCGTCCCACGCGCTTTGTCCCGCATCCCATCTGCCGTCGTAGCTCAGGCTCAGCTTGTTCACCGCAAAGTGCAGATGCGACCCATCGCTGGTCACCTGGTCCAGGTCCGTCTGATTGCCGCTCGGATTGGTTAGATAGCCGCTGTACCCGGAACTCGACTGGCTGATGTGAATCCTTACCTTGAACCCACCGTTCAGTTGACCAATCCAATCTCCCGCAGCCTGCTCAGCAACCGCCGGCAGTACAAACACAACCCCGGCCACAGCCACCACAAAGCGCATCCATGCTCTGTTCATGCGCCTATGCTACGCACCCCACACAAAGAACGTTCCATCCAGTTCTTCTCGACCGGGTGTCCCGCGTCTCTGCGTTACGTGGGCTTGCCCGATTGCCCACGCATTTGCTTTTGCCTTTCTTTCTGTCATTCCGAGCCGCAGGCAAGTAATCTGCTTCTTGCCCGGATCCACGAAACCGGGTGGCCTACCCTTTCGCACCGCGAAAGGGTGGGGTATCGCGCGTTAAGACGCGCGATAGCGATCGTGAAAGGGTGACCGAAATCATGCTTGGCACGGACTGAGACCGGTCCTACGCCCGCCAATTCAAATTCTGTCATTCTGAGCGAGCGGAGCGAGTTGAAGAACCCCGATACGGCCGGCATCACCTCGATCGCCGAACCATTTTCGAACACGAACTCCAGTTCGGTTCGAGCCTCCACTAACCACTAACTACTAACAACTAACCACTCCCATGGACGACATCCCCCCTTCCGATGCCATAAACTCTCTCCTGCATGCTTCGTTCCTTCTTCATCGGCCTCTCCACCAACAAGCCCTTCCGCAAATTCTCCGAGAACTCCTCGATCGGCCGCCGCGTCTCGCACCGCTTCGTCGCCGGCATGGCCGTCGAGGAGGCCATCGCCGCGGCCGCCGAGCTCAATCGCGAGGGCATCGTCGTCACCCTTGACGCCTTGGGTGAGAGTGTCACCGACGCGCCGCACGCCGAAGCCTCGGCCGCCGTCTACCACCGTCTCCTCGACGAGATCGCCTCGCACAAACTCAACGCCAACGTCAGCCTCAAGCTCACGCAAATGGGCATGGACGTCGGCGGCGCAAACTCAGCGGAGGGCCAGGCCCTCGCCGAACGCATCGTCGGCAACCTCGTCGCGCACGCCGGCCGCCTCAAAAACTTTCTCCGCATCGATATGGAGGGCTCCGAGTACACCGAGGCGACCATCGCCATCACCGAGCGCCTCTTCGCCCGCTTCCCCGGAGCCGTCGGCACCGTGCTCCAGGCGTACATGTTCCGCACGGACGCCGACGCCGACCGTCTGCTCCGGCAGGGAATCCGCATCCGCCTCTGCAAGGGCGCCTACAAAGAGCCGCCCGAGATCGCCTTCCCAGCCAAAGCCGACGTCGACGCCAATTACCTCAAGCTCGCCAGGCGCATGATGACTAGCGGCGTCTTTTGCGGCATCGCCACCCACGATGAAGCCATCATCGATGAGCTCTGCCGCTTCACCGACGCCCACAGCATCGAGAAATCCGCCTTCGAGTTCCAGATGCTCTACGGCATCCGCCGCGACCTGCAGCGCAAGCTCGTCCACAAAGGCTTCGGCGTCCGGGTCTACGTCCCCTTCGGCACGGAATGGTACCCCTACTTCATGCGCCGCCTCGCCGAACGTCCCGCCAACGTCTTCTTCCTGGCAAAGAACTTCTTCCGCACCTAAACCTCCTGTCAACAGTAACTTGCAGGCGGTCCTGCGCTAGATAGAGTGCATGCACCTGCGCAGATAAGTGATCTGTTTTCAAGAATTTGCGCAATAAGGCCGCATTTGACCCCATTGGTCCAAAGCTAAATTATTTGTTTTGAAGATTTTGCGCAAAAAGTGGGGGAGGGGAGGGGGTACCTACCGCGGCTGCCCCTCAGACGGTGGAAGCAGCGGCTCCACGCGCAACAGATTATTAAGAGCAGACCTCTGGCTCGGATTCATGTACTGATACTGCGGCGAGTTCAGCGCCGCGCCTCGCTGCTCAGGCGGCAACGCCCGCAGCTGCCGGAAGCCTTCGGCTACCTGACGCCGCTGATCCGGTGGAAGCGATCCAAGCTGCGACAGCGAGTTCCGCACCTCCGTGCGTTCGCCAACGGATAGGTGCTCCATCCGCTCGTTGTAGGACAGGATTCTCTCCCGTCGCTGCGGATCCATGGCATTAAGCTGCGCCAGACGGTTCCGCATCCGGTCCTGCGTCTGCTGGGGTAGCTGGTTGAACCCTGGCTCCCGCTGCAGCGCCTGCTGCTGCTGCTCCGGCGAGAGGTTGCGGTGCTGGTTCATCCAGTCCGCCAAGTGCTCTCCACGCGGGCTCCCCGGCACCTGCGAGTTCCGCCGCTCGATCTGCGACAACTGTGCGCTCTGCCCCTGATTCGGCTGGACATGGTTCGGCTGCACCTGCTGCTGCTGTGGCGACCTCCGCTCCACCGGAGCCGGGACCTGCTGCTGCGCATACCGCTCCGGCTGTCCGCCACCTTGCGGCCGGTACTGCTGCTGCTGAGGCGAGTACCCGCGATACCCCTCCGGAGTGCCCTGCCGATACCCCGGCGCAACCTGCCGGTACGTAGGAGCCGCCTGCCGATACGCTGGGGCCGCCTGATGGTACGAGGGAGCCGACGAGCGGTACGACTGCCCACCGCCTCCTCCATGCCGCGACTGCCCCACCGCCCCCCCCGCCGACACCACAGCCACCACCCCGATGACTTGGGCGAGGCGTGAGCCGCGAGTTGCAGTGATACGTTTCATCGAAGGTTCAAACTCAATCTTTAGCTCAGTGTCGTGCGTTGCTTCTAGTGCTGTCTCTGTCTAGTTACCGGCTGCGCGCCTATGATACCGAAGCCGCCGTCCGAAGGCGGCGGCTTATGGTCGAATCTCGAACTCACCCCGCCTTAGGTCGTTGGTGGATCCCCCGAATCATCGTTCGCGTTTGGATCCAGTAGCTGATCCATCTGCTGATACGCCTGGGCATTGTTGTCCAGGATCTTCAGATCGTTCACGGTGGCTGAGGGCTGCGGCTGCGGACGGTTCGCAATCTCAACGCCGGCGAAGCTGCCCGCTCCCGCGAGTACCAGCAACATCAGCGCACCGGCCATCGCCGAGCGAAGCTGCCGTCCGGTGCTGAAGGTCAGGAAGGCATAAACCCGTTCAAAGAAGCCCTCAGGCTGTGCTGCCGCCGCCTCACGCACCCGCGCACGCAGCTTGGAGTCGAAGTACGGCGACGGCTCGGGTGCGGTCCACGCATCCATCATCGCCATCGTGGAACGAAGCTCGCTCAACTCGCTCGCGCAGCTCTCACAGGCCTTCAGGTGTGCAGCAATCTCCGGGTGCGCGGCCTCGTAGCCGTCTTCGAGCAGCAGGTCCGGGAGATGCGATTTGCAGGTCTTACAGTTCATAGCATTCATATCAACCCCCTTTTCGGGTGGGTGTTGCTTTCAGGACGCCGTCGCAGCGAATTTAGACGCGCAGTGGCTCCGTTATAAGGCAATCTCAGACGAATCCTTTCAGTCGCTCTCTTAGCGTCTGGTAAGCGCGGAACAGCAGCGATTTCGTTGCAGACTCGGAGAGCTTCAGCACCTCGCCGATCTGCTTGTAGTCCAAACCCTCATACTTGTGCATCAGAACGGCGGTTCTCTGCCGCTCCGGCAGCGCCATCACGTGCTGGCGGATGGCGTTCATCCGCTCCCGGCGAAGCAAATTCGCCTCGGCGCTGGGCGTCTCGTCGGCAACGTCCGGCGTCGTTCCGGTCTCGGCGTCCGGCTCATCCAGGTATACGGTCGAGGCCGAGCGCTCGTGCCGTGTATCGCGGGCGTGGTTTACGCCCAGGTTCGTGGCAATGCGGTAGAGCCACGTGCTGAACCGGGCCTCCGCCCGGTAAGTTTCCCGCGACCGGTAGACCCGGAGGAAGACCTCCTGGGCAAGCTCCTCGGCCACAGCCTGATTGTGGACCATCCTGAACATGAAATGGATGATCGGCTTGCGATATTTTGCCAGCAGTATATCGAAGGCCGCCATATTACCGGCACGGAGCTCTAGCATGATCTCGGCGTCGGTCAGGGCAGAGAAGTCGCCCCTGGCCATTGCGGCCGCCCGCTCCTTAGCCCGCTCGGGGCTGAGATCGACCGCGGTGGCGGGACGGTCCGCCGGAAGATCATGACCCAGAACCCCGGGATGGAGTGCCAGCGTGCTCATATCTTCCTCAACCCCATCTTTGTCGCGAGGTTGCGCCGTCTCAACCGAATCTGCCGGTTTCGGCGGATCGGGCGGACGGTCTGCGGGGTTGGAACCGGTCATCCGGGGTATTGTACCCGTGCGGCTCTGCCGTCGAACAATGCCTGCAAACGAAGGCAGGATTGCGGCTGCTTTGAGTCGCGGGCGTGGCTATTCTCTGCTATTCTCAAGGAGAACGGGGGGCTGGCACGGTGGGTGCTCAGTTCCTGCTGCCGCAACAGGCGGGCGCATAACTCAGCGGTAGAGTGCCACCTTCACACGGTGGAAGTCGTAGGTTCGAATCCTGCTGTGCCCACCAACTCCAACTTCTTGAAATAACATCACTTGAGCGCGAGTCTACCGTTCCTCAGCTAATGGGGCAGGGCAGCTGCACCTTGGATGTGGAATGTCGCAGTCAAGATCGGTGCCTGCCTTCAGGGTCAATGCAGAAGCCTGTGCGTTGTCGGCCGCTTCGTGATGGCCGCGCGCGATGTCCGCGACCTCATCGCAGTTGGAGACGACTGGCCATTGCAGTGCCCGTCGTGGCGCAGGTTCTGTGGAGCAGAAGGTTGCTGTCGCAGGCGGCGTTTCCATCGATGGCGTTGTAGGCGCACATCACCGAGTCTCCATGCGCTTCGGTGATCGTCGCGCGGAAGCCGGGCAGGTTCGTGTCTTCGAGATCGTGCGGAAAAACGTCGACGTTGAACTTGTGGCGCTGCGGTTCCGGCCCGCTGGGCACGGCGAAGTGTTTGGGCGTGGACACGGTCTTGAGGTAATGCGAATCGGAGCCCCGCATTCCCTCGACGAACGCAACACCGAGGCGCGCGGTGAGGAACGGTCTTCACCGAACGCCTCCATGCCGCGCCCCCAGCGCTGGTCACGGTCGCACTACCACCCGCGCAATGGACTCAACCAGCCGTATGCCTACAGCTATCTCTTCGGTTACGCAATCAATCTTCCGCGGGCACACCACAACGCTCACGCTGCCCAACGATCTGAACATCCGCATCTCGCGATCTCCGTCGCGCACACAGCGCGCGACGTAATGCCGGCTCGCCCGCTCGTCAGCTTCACGACACGCTCGAGAATGAATCGCAACCGAAGGAATGATTGCGCCATACAATTCGATCATTCGCCTCCTGCACGAAGTGGTCGGGCCGCGAGGTCGCATCTGAGGGGATTGGATGAACACTCGAGATACTCGTGAGTTAGCTGAGGCTCTGGCCTCGAACTGGCAGGCCGAAATGCGCGGATGGCACACCTACGGTGCGCTGGCTGACCGCGAGAGCGATCCACACCGCAAAAGTGTGCTGCGAGGACTCGCCCATGCCGAAAAACACCACGCGGCTCTCTGGGCCAGCCGAATGGAGGCGCTCGGTATTCCCACGCCGGAATACGAAGGCCCTCCGTCTGGCGATGCGGACTCATTGGCAGCTCGTGTTGGTGGCGATCAACTCGAGCTACGCCGGCTGGAGCTGGACGAGAGCCGCGACATCGCTCGGTACGGCAAGCAACTTCGCGATTTGGGCGACCAGGAGAGCATTGCGATTCTTGAGGAAGTCATCTCTGACGAGAAGGATCATTATCAGGCGCTCGGCCATCTGATCCGTGGCCGGCGACCTGCTCCCCAGGTAACCACTGAAGAGGCGCAGCGGGCGCTGGATGAACTGGTGGCAGCTCGCGATGCTGGTCAGCCGCGCGCCGGAAGCTGGATTGGAGATGCTATTTACGGTGTGAACGATGGCCTCGGGGCGATCTTCGGGATCGTCTCGGGCGTCTCCGGTGCGACGCTCGGCAACAGCCACTTCGTCCTGATCGCAGGGCTGGCAGGAATGATTGCCAGTGCGCTTTCAATGGGCTCCGGAGCGTACCTGGCCGCAAAGAGCGAGCGTGAGATCTACGAGGCGGAGTATGCGAGGGAAGAAGAAGCTGTCACCCTGAACGAAGCCGAAGCTCGCGAACTCCTCACGCTGAGCTACCAGGTGCGTGGGCTGAACCGTGACGACGCAGAACGCTTT
The genomic region above belongs to Acidobacteriaceae bacterium and contains:
- a CDS encoding DUF3106 domain-containing protein — encoded protein: MKRITATRGSRLAQVIGVVAVVSAGGAVGQSRHGGGGGQSYRSSAPSYHQAAPAYRQAAPTYRQVAPGYRQGTPEGYRGYSPQQQQYRPQGGGQPERYAQQQVPAPVERRSPQQQQVQPNHVQPNQGQSAQLSQIERRNSQVPGSPRGEHLADWMNQHRNLSPEQQQQALQREPGFNQLPQQTQDRMRNRLAQLNAMDPQRRERILSYNERMEHLSVGERTEVRNSLSQLGSLPPDQRRQVAEGFRQLRALPPEQRGAALNSPQYQYMNPSQRSALNNLLRVEPLLPPSEGQPR
- a CDS encoding glycosyltransferase, producing the protein MNPPSLSIVIPAYNEGARIENALDRVLSCVAERRWNAEVLVVDDGSSDSTAKIVCEWMKSHPNLHLIHNDGNRGKGFSVRNGLLQAQGAVVMFTDADLSSPIEEAERLFAALDAGADVAIGSRWLERQRQTIHQPLYRRFFGRCFNWVTRKLMGLPYKDTQCGFKAFKRDAAQVIFRLQTIERWGFDPEILFIARKLGYRIDEVPVTWGHDERSRISYLKDGMKMLQDMAHIRRNSLRGRYDEAIAAMKDTSTMITAPAARPDPIPAKAIR
- a CDS encoding sigma-70 family RNA polymerase sigma factor, with product MSTLALHPGVLGHDLPADRPATAVDLSPERAKERAAAMARGDFSALTDAEIMLELRAGNMAAFDILLAKYRKPIIHFMFRMVHNQAVAEELAQEVFLRVYRSRETYRAEARFSTWLYRIATNLGVNHARDTRHERSASTVYLDEPDAETGTTPDVADETPSAEANLLRRERMNAIRQHVMALPERQRTAVLMHKYEGLDYKQIGEVLKLSESATKSLLFRAYQTLRERLKGFV
- a CDS encoding VIT1/CCC1 transporter family protein, translated to MNTRDTRELAEALASNWQAEMRGWHTYGALADRESDPHRKSVLRGLAHAEKHHAALWASRMEALGIPTPEYEGPPSGDADSLAARVGGDQLELRRLELDESRDIARYGKQLRDLGDQESIAILEEVISDEKDHYQALGHLIRGRRPAPQVTTEEAQRALDELVAARDAGQPRAGSWIGDAIYGVNDGLGAIFGIVSGVSGATLGNSHFVLIAGLAGMIASALSMGSGAYLAAKSEREIYEAEYAREEEAVTLNEAEARELLTLSYQVRGLNRDDAERFVEHIASDKKRLVSALARERLDTTEEGLTKPMVSAVSGALSTAIGAFIPIVPFFFTSGYTAVIIAGIVSLAAHFAVGAAKSLITIRSWWSSGLEMTLIGAVEGAVTYGIGIGLGHIGGGS
- a CDS encoding helix-turn-helix transcriptional regulator, with product MPGLRNTIRELRADREMTQQELADAIGVTRQTVIAIELDKYSPSLETAFRIARVFEVPLEQVFQYEGKKR
- a CDS encoding proline dehydrogenase family protein — encoded protein: MLRSFFIGLSTNKPFRKFSENSSIGRRVSHRFVAGMAVEEAIAAAAELNREGIVVTLDALGESVTDAPHAEASAAVYHRLLDEIASHKLNANVSLKLTQMGMDVGGANSAEGQALAERIVGNLVAHAGRLKNFLRIDMEGSEYTEATIAITERLFARFPGAVGTVLQAYMFRTDADADRLLRQGIRIRLCKGAYKEPPEIAFPAKADVDANYLKLARRMMTSGVFCGIATHDEAIIDELCRFTDAHSIEKSAFEFQMLYGIRRDLQRKLVHKGFGVRVYVPFGTEWYPYFMRRLAERPANVFFLAKNFFRT
- a CDS encoding alpha/beta fold hydrolase, giving the protein MNRAWMRFVVAVAGVVFVLPAVAEQAAGDWIGQLNGGFKVRIHISQSSSGYSGYLTNPSGNQTDLDQVTSDGSHLHFAVNKLSLSYDGRWDAGQSAWDGKLTFQQVYPLALKRATVADLAPAIHNRPQEEAIAKGPLPYGQQEVVFENGGAHVRFAGTMSVPQGKGPFPAVVLVSGTGHNTRDEDVWGHKVFVVLADALSRRGFAVLRYDKRGVAGSGGDFDSATTADFASDADSAVEWLRSQPKIDAQRVGVLGHSEGGIIGPMVAAADKNVAFVVMIAGPALRGDRLFVLQSARTAKVYGAPEDYMARRKVFDQKLYDAIVAAPTGEAARAVADKMVAEGVQEKLVDANEAEGLARDDTSAWERYFLAYDPAPTLARLTVPVLAIYGALDVQVPADEDAAAARVALEKNARATVVTLPGKNHLMQDAKTGGPNEYNDIEETMSPTALDLIVGWTAKIAM